One Nostoc sp. UHCC 0302 DNA window includes the following coding sequences:
- a CDS encoding cation diffusion facilitator family transporter gives MAYDNRAAVRKVLIITLLLNLFVMGLKAVVASWTGSLSLLADSLHSVTDSANNVLGLIASKFSSPQPDREHPYGHTKFEAVGALGIAAFLGIACFEILQGAIERILKGGEPVKISPPELWLLLVVLGINIFVAFYERREGRRVNSSILIADATHTMSDIWVTISVIGGLIGVWLGYQWLDVVLAFPVALLVFWSGWSVLKENLPWLVDQIAIAPEAIHAIATSVPGVINCHDIASRGVLGRQVFIEMHLIVDAPDVETAHRITEEVESRLEEHFRPVRILIHVEPPAYQSEQISFETGAK, from the coding sequence ATGGCTTACGATAACCGCGCGGCTGTGCGAAAGGTTTTAATCATTACCCTACTGCTCAACCTGTTTGTAATGGGTTTAAAAGCTGTAGTTGCTTCATGGACAGGTTCTTTGAGCTTGCTAGCTGATTCCTTGCATAGTGTTACAGACAGCGCCAACAACGTTTTAGGATTAATTGCGAGTAAATTTTCTTCTCCACAACCCGATCGCGAACATCCTTACGGACACACTAAGTTTGAAGCGGTGGGAGCTTTGGGAATTGCTGCCTTTTTAGGCATAGCCTGTTTTGAAATTCTCCAAGGAGCAATTGAGCGAATTCTTAAAGGTGGTGAACCAGTAAAAATATCGCCACCTGAGTTGTGGTTATTACTGGTTGTCTTGGGCATAAATATTTTTGTGGCGTTTTACGAACGCAGGGAAGGAAGGCGAGTAAATAGCTCAATTCTCATAGCTGACGCGACACATACCATGAGCGATATTTGGGTGACAATTTCTGTCATTGGCGGTTTGATAGGGGTTTGGCTAGGATATCAGTGGCTAGATGTGGTGTTAGCTTTTCCTGTCGCTTTGTTGGTGTTTTGGAGTGGTTGGTCGGTTTTAAAAGAAAATTTACCTTGGCTTGTAGATCAAATTGCGATCGCACCAGAAGCCATTCATGCGATCGCTACTTCTGTCCCTGGTGTGATTAACTGTCATGACATTGCCTCTCGTGGTGTTCTGGGTCGTCAAGTATTCATTGAAATGCATTTAATAGTTGATGCACCAGATGTAGAAACCGCTCACCGCATCACTGAAGAAGTAGAAAGTCGACTAGAAGAACATTTCAGACCAGTGAGGATTTTAATTCACGTCGAGCCACCTGCATACCAATCTGAACAAATTAGCTTTGAAACTGGAGCGAAATAG
- the guaA gene encoding glutamine-hydrolyzing GMP synthase, with protein MNTAVTLLTEQAPQPLESLARLDRQLIVILDFGSQYSELIARRIRETQVYSEVLSYRTTAAHLRQLNPKGIILSGGPSSVYGEKAPHCDPEIWNLGIPILGVCYGMQLMVNQLGGEVAKADRGEYGKASLYIDDPTDLLTNVEDGTTMWMSHGDSVTQMPPGFELLAHTENTPCAAIADHERKLYGVQFHPEVVHSIGGLPLIRNFVYHICDCEPTWTTAAFVEEAIREIRGRVGEKRVLLALSGGVDSSTLAFLLHKAIGDQLTCVFIDQGFMRKLEPERLLKLFQEQFHIPVEYVNARDRFLTIVEGITDPEEKRRRIGHEFIRVFEETSKRLGHFDYLAQGTLYPDVIESADTNVDPQTGERVAVKIKSHHNVGGLPKDLRFKLVEPLRKLFKDEVRKVGRSIGLPEEIVQRQPFPGPGLAIRILGEVTAERLNILRDADLIVRQEINQRGLYHDFWQAFAVLLPIRSVGVMGDQRTYAYPIVLRIVTSEDGMTADWARVPYDVLEVISTRIVNEVKGVNRVVYDITSKPPGTIEWE; from the coding sequence ATGAATACAGCGGTGACTCTACTAACAGAACAAGCGCCTCAACCATTAGAAAGTTTAGCGCGGCTTGATCGCCAATTGATTGTAATTTTGGATTTCGGTTCGCAATATTCTGAACTGATTGCCCGTCGCATCCGCGAAACTCAAGTATATTCGGAAGTCCTGTCCTATCGTACTACAGCTGCACATTTGCGCCAACTCAATCCGAAGGGAATTATTCTCTCTGGTGGGCCGAGTTCGGTTTATGGTGAAAAAGCTCCCCATTGTGATCCAGAAATCTGGAATTTGGGAATACCCATTTTAGGTGTTTGCTATGGGATGCAGCTGATGGTGAACCAACTCGGTGGAGAAGTGGCAAAAGCTGACCGAGGTGAGTACGGCAAAGCATCATTATATATAGATGATCCCACAGATTTGCTGACTAATGTCGAAGATGGCACTACGATGTGGATGAGCCACGGCGACTCAGTTACGCAAATGCCACCAGGGTTTGAATTACTGGCACATACAGAAAATACCCCCTGTGCTGCCATCGCCGACCATGAAAGAAAACTTTACGGTGTGCAGTTCCATCCAGAGGTAGTACATTCTATTGGTGGGTTGCCATTAATCCGCAATTTTGTTTACCATATCTGCGACTGTGAACCTACTTGGACAACAGCAGCTTTTGTCGAGGAAGCGATTCGCGAAATTCGCGGCAGAGTTGGCGAGAAGCGGGTATTGTTGGCATTGTCTGGAGGAGTGGATTCTTCTACTTTGGCTTTCTTACTACATAAAGCGATTGGAGATCAGCTGACGTGTGTGTTTATTGACCAAGGCTTTATGCGTAAATTAGAGCCAGAAAGGTTACTGAAGCTATTCCAAGAACAGTTTCATATTCCTGTGGAGTATGTGAATGCTCGCGATCGCTTCCTAACTATAGTTGAAGGTATCACAGATCCCGAAGAAAAACGCCGTCGCATCGGACACGAATTCATTCGTGTATTTGAAGAAACATCCAAACGCCTTGGACACTTTGACTATCTGGCTCAAGGTACACTTTATCCAGATGTGATTGAATCTGCTGATACCAACGTTGATCCCCAAACTGGTGAAAGGGTAGCAGTGAAAATTAAGAGTCATCACAATGTTGGCGGCTTGCCTAAAGACCTGCGATTTAAACTAGTAGAACCGTTGCGGAAACTGTTTAAGGATGAAGTCCGCAAAGTTGGACGTTCTATCGGTTTGCCAGAAGAAATTGTTCAACGGCAACCTTTCCCTGGCCCCGGTTTGGCGATTCGCATTTTGGGTGAAGTCACCGCCGAACGGTTAAACATCTTGCGTGATGCCGATTTGATTGTGCGGCAAGAAATTAACCAACGCGGATTATATCATGATTTCTGGCAAGCTTTTGCTGTATTGCTGCCAATTCGCAGTGTTGGGGTGATGGGGGATCAACGCACCTACGCTTACCCGATTGTCTTGCGGATTGTCACTAGTGAAGATGGTATGACTGCTGACTGGGCGCGTGTGCCTTACGATGTCTTGGAAGTCATTTCTACGCGGATTGTGAATGAGGTGAAAGGTGTTAACCGCGTGGTTTATGACATCACCTCTAAGCCGCCTGGAACCATAGAATGGGAATAA
- a CDS encoding DUF4327 family protein: MSVNTVPSINYYSLDVIQDEARRLVQKGMISRQQPIYTLCQYIPAREWVCVECELEKCDFLLRDRIGDLIGREQWDND; the protein is encoded by the coding sequence ATGAGTGTGAATACGGTGCCTTCTATCAATTACTACTCTCTAGATGTGATTCAGGACGAAGCACGCCGACTGGTGCAAAAGGGAATGATCAGTCGACAACAGCCAATATATACACTTTGCCAATATATCCCTGCGAGAGAGTGGGTTTGTGTTGAATGCGAATTAGAGAAATGTGACTTTCTGTTGCGCGATCGGATTGGCGACCTAATTGGTCGTGAACAATGGGACAACGACTAA
- the rbfA gene encoding 30S ribosome-binding factor RbfA, which produces MATNRRVSRVAELIKREVSQMLLNGIKDDRVGTGMVSVTDVDVSGDLQHAKIYVSIYGTEEAKAETMAGLKSATGYVRSELGARVRLRRTPEVLFIEDRSIERGTKVLTLLNQLKHERPLEDEAVVEDGINQDDEE; this is translated from the coding sequence ATGGCTACAAATCGCCGCGTTTCCCGCGTTGCTGAATTGATCAAACGGGAAGTTAGCCAAATGCTGCTCAACGGCATTAAAGATGACCGTGTAGGTACAGGAATGGTAAGTGTTACTGATGTTGATGTTTCTGGCGATCTGCAACACGCCAAAATCTACGTCAGCATCTATGGTACAGAAGAAGCTAAAGCAGAAACAATGGCAGGCTTAAAATCGGCCACGGGTTACGTCCGTAGCGAACTTGGTGCGCGGGTAAGGCTACGCCGTACACCAGAGGTACTGTTTATCGAAGACCGCTCTATAGAACGAGGTACTAAGGTACTGACGCTGTTGAACCAACTTAAACATGAGCGTCCGTTAGAAGATGAGGCAGTCGTCGAGGATGGCATAAATCAAGATGATGAGGAATAA
- a CDS encoding ATP-binding protein, with translation MNTNDITIPFQVDLTNCEQEPIHLPGSIQSHGVLLVLKEPDLTILQVSNNTYEVLGINPEHLLNQPLNKLLESEQIHFLRDCLSQEDIHFANPLELTIVRDDKPLNFDGIIHRSNQALILELEPRLSERNNAFFRFYHSVKQAISKLQGTSTTIELSQILVKEVKKITGFDRVLLYRFDENWDGLVIAEEKPEYLTSYLGLHYPASDIPVQARQLYSQNWLRLIPDANYQSAAILPANNPLTEQPLDLSMSVLRSVSPLHIEYLHNMGVRASMSISIMKNKKLWGLIACHHQSPKKIPYEIRNACEFLGQMTSLELGAKEDNEDTEYKMLLKSVNSKLVEYMTAEENFIQGLINYQPNLLNLGNAQGAAVCFEGEYLTVGNIPEKQNIQYLIEWIHQNLHEEIFYTDSLSQVCPQAEKFSDVASGLMAFSFSKTQKNYVLWFRPEVVRTVNWGGNPNKPVEVKKNGSLRLSPRSSFELWKETVRLKSVPWKSCEVSAALELRSAIIGVVLRKADELAQLNIELERSNNELDAFAYIASHDLKEPLRGIHNYSNFLIEDYGETLNEEGKEKLRTLIRLTQRMEDLIDSLLHFSRLGRVDLSMQHTDINGVVYRSLDLLSARVEEMSVEICIPKPLPTMYCDRIQVGEVFNNLIANAIKYNDKAQKWIEIGYIDASPAPVTFYVRDNGIGIREKHFEAIFRIFKRLHGPSKYGGGTGAGLTITKKIVERHGGKIWVESTYGEGSTFYFTLQGVD, from the coding sequence GTGAATACTAACGATATTACCATTCCCTTCCAAGTTGACCTCACAAACTGTGAGCAGGAGCCAATTCATCTTCCTGGTTCAATTCAGTCTCATGGTGTTCTTTTAGTATTAAAAGAACCAGATTTAACTATCTTGCAAGTTAGTAACAATACCTACGAAGTATTAGGAATCAATCCCGAACATTTACTAAATCAGCCTTTGAACAAGTTACTGGAATCTGAGCAGATTCATTTTTTGAGAGATTGCCTTTCTCAAGAAGATATACATTTTGCTAATCCGCTGGAATTGACGATTGTTAGAGACGACAAACCTCTTAATTTTGATGGGATTATTCATCGGTCTAATCAAGCTTTAATTTTAGAATTAGAGCCTAGATTGTCTGAAAGAAATAACGCTTTTTTTAGATTTTACCATTCAGTAAAACAGGCTATCTCTAAATTACAAGGTACATCAACTACCATAGAGCTTAGCCAGATTCTTGTCAAAGAAGTTAAAAAAATTACAGGATTTGATCGGGTATTGCTCTATAGATTTGATGAGAACTGGGACGGCTTAGTTATTGCTGAAGAAAAGCCAGAATATCTCACTTCTTATTTAGGCTTACACTATCCTGCTTCTGATATTCCTGTCCAAGCGAGGCAACTTTATAGTCAAAACTGGCTGAGGCTGATCCCTGATGCTAACTATCAAAGCGCGGCAATTTTACCTGCAAATAACCCATTAACTGAGCAGCCGTTAGATTTGAGTATGTCGGTGCTACGGAGTGTGTCGCCTTTACACATTGAGTATTTACACAATATGGGTGTAAGAGCATCAATGTCAATTTCCATTATGAAAAATAAAAAACTGTGGGGACTAATTGCTTGTCATCATCAATCACCTAAAAAAATTCCTTATGAAATTCGCAACGCGTGTGAATTTTTAGGACAAATGACATCTCTAGAGCTAGGTGCAAAAGAGGATAATGAAGATACTGAATACAAGATGCTGTTAAAGTCTGTCAATAGCAAGTTAGTGGAGTACATGACAGCAGAAGAAAACTTTATTCAGGGTTTAATAAACTACCAACCTAATCTACTTAATCTTGGGAATGCTCAAGGAGCAGCAGTTTGTTTTGAAGGAGAATATCTTACTGTTGGTAACATTCCAGAAAAACAGAATATTCAATATTTAATAGAATGGATTCATCAAAATCTGCATGAGGAGATTTTTTATACTGATTCTTTATCACAAGTTTGTCCACAAGCAGAAAAGTTTAGCGATGTAGCTAGCGGTTTGATGGCGTTTTCTTTTTCTAAAACTCAGAAAAACTATGTTTTGTGGTTTCGTCCAGAGGTAGTGCGAACTGTAAATTGGGGAGGGAATCCCAATAAACCTGTAGAAGTCAAGAAAAACGGCAGTTTGCGCTTATCACCCCGTAGCTCTTTTGAGTTATGGAAAGAAACAGTGCGGTTAAAGTCTGTTCCTTGGAAATCTTGTGAGGTGAGTGCAGCACTGGAGTTAAGAAGCGCAATTATTGGCGTGGTGCTGCGGAAGGCAGATGAACTAGCGCAGTTGAATATCGAACTGGAACGCAGTAATAACGAATTGGATGCTTTTGCTTATATTGCTTCCCATGATTTGAAAGAACCGTTGCGTGGAATTCACAATTATTCTAATTTCTTAATAGAAGATTACGGTGAAACCCTGAACGAAGAAGGCAAGGAAAAGTTAAGAACCCTGATTCGTCTTACCCAGCGGATGGAAGATTTGATAGATTCGCTGCTGCATTTTTCCCGTTTGGGAAGGGTAGATTTATCTATGCAGCACACTGACATTAATGGTGTAGTATATCGAAGTTTAGATTTGTTGAGCGCTCGAGTTGAAGAGATGAGCGTAGAGATTTGCATTCCCAAACCGCTACCAACAATGTACTGCGATCGCATCCAAGTCGGTGAAGTTTTCAACAATTTAATAGCTAATGCCATCAAATACAACGACAAAGCCCAAAAATGGATTGAAATTGGCTATATTGACGCTTCACCTGCACCAGTTACATTCTACGTGCGTGATAACGGCATTGGGATTCGCGAAAAACACTTTGAAGCAATTTTCCGCATCTTCAAACGACTGCACGGCCCAAGCAAATATGGCGGTGGAACAGGGGCAGGACTGACGATCACCAAAAAAATTGTGGAACGTCATGGCGGTAAAATCTGGGTGGAATCAACTTACGGCGAAGGTAGTACCTTCTATTTCACGTTGCAGGGAGTAGACTGA
- a CDS encoding response regulator: MQPPLPLAGLKILVVDDDDDSRFYITVVLEADGAIATAVASAAAALKVIPQLQPDVLICDIAMPNEDGYTLIRKIRALKPDIFPAIALTAYADTEDRNRALAAGFQDHVGKPVDPGELVEIVANVVASFKAQ; the protein is encoded by the coding sequence ATGCAACCTCCTCTACCTCTTGCTGGTTTGAAGATTCTTGTAGTTGATGATGATGACGACAGTCGTTTTTACATTACTGTCGTTTTAGAAGCAGATGGAGCGATCGCTACGGCAGTTGCATCAGCAGCAGCAGCGCTCAAAGTGATACCTCAGCTACAACCCGATGTCTTGATTTGTGATATAGCTATGCCTAATGAAGATGGGTACACTTTGATCCGCAAAATCCGGGCGCTAAAGCCAGATATTTTCCCGGCTATTGCTTTAACCGCCTACGCCGATACCGAGGATCGTAACCGCGCCTTAGCAGCCGGTTTTCAGGATCATGTGGGTAAACCTGTTGATCCAGGGGAATTAGTAGAGATTGTCGCTAATGTGGTTGCCTCTTTTAAGGCGCAGTAA
- a CDS encoding PAS domain S-box protein, producing MVKPLTVLIIDDCLEDRQTYRRYLLQDQEHSYTILEEESGEGALTLCQQFQPDGILLDFLLPDLDGLEFLDQLKQQSQGAMPAVIMLTGYGNETVAVQAMKSGVQDYLVKGQTTAERLRSTIRSAIKNAQLRQQLQQSEERFHTSVENMLDCFGIYSAIRNQIGEIIDFRVDYVNAAACEFTGMSKEEQQSQGLCNILPNFRASGLFDECCRVVETGQPLVKESRIYTSSDSKQGLTKAIDISITQMGDGFVASWRDVTEKKLAEERLRQSKQFIERIANTIPGILYVYDLAEQRNVYLNHQVVELLGYTQEQIQDMGSQFLPNLMHPDDLARFSVLCQRFNSAQDGEVIENEYRMQHANGEWQWFCSRDTVFTRNVGGSPRQIVGTTFDITERKQTEEQLRLSNERFQLAAAAVNCLIYDWDIEKNTVIRTERLSQLLGYSPEEIQATHQWWREQIHPEDRERIGNHFRTMSDEQNHYAVEYRTRHKDQQYRYILDQGVITRDANGQPVRAVGSTTDISDRKHAEVALRQSEAKFRRIVESNIIGIYFGDYSGRIYEANDAFLEMIGYNRTELEAGIMRWDNISPPEYQALDQQKIQELQTSGVCTPFEKEYFHKDGTRIPILLGIARIDGIEENGYSVCFVLDLTERKRAEVALRQSEERYRYLSDAIPQLVWICNASGECEHVNQRWYEFTGQTPEQAIGFKWTQVLHPDDIQTTLQTWKDALQRGEPYEEEMRYRRSDGTYCWHLARGLPIKDEQGRILKWFGTSTDINDRKQLEAERAQLLQLEQAARAEAEAANRTKDEFVAMVSHDLRSPLNAILGWSKLLRTRRFDQATFTSALETIESNAKSQAKLLEDLLDMSRIIRGQLQLDVRQVNLAAIVGVAIETAYPSANAKNIHLESRLDKSIPAISGDTNRLLQILGNLLSNAIKFTPSWGRVEVQLSTITESNSHSALIQVSDTGIGINPEFLPYVFERYRQGHSTHKQGGLGLGLAIASHLVELHGGTIQATSPGVGQGATFSIKLPL from the coding sequence ATGGTGAAACCGCTAACCGTTTTAATCATCGACGATTGTCTGGAAGACCGCCAGACTTATCGTCGCTATCTACTGCAAGACCAAGAACACAGCTATACAATTCTCGAAGAAGAATCGGGAGAAGGAGCGTTGACATTATGTCAGCAGTTTCAGCCTGACGGGATTTTATTAGACTTTTTGCTGCCAGATTTGGATGGATTGGAATTTCTAGACCAATTAAAGCAGCAGTCGCAGGGAGCTATGCCAGCTGTAATTATGTTGACAGGGTATGGCAACGAAACTGTGGCTGTCCAAGCGATGAAAAGTGGTGTGCAAGATTATCTAGTCAAAGGGCAAACTACAGCAGAGCGTTTGCGCTCTACAATTCGCTCAGCAATCAAAAATGCTCAACTACGTCAGCAACTGCAACAGAGCGAGGAGCGTTTCCACACATCGGTTGAGAATATGCTGGACTGCTTTGGCATTTACTCAGCCATTCGCAATCAAATAGGTGAAATAATAGACTTTCGCGTTGATTATGTCAATGCCGCAGCTTGTGAATTTACCGGGATGAGTAAAGAGGAACAGCAAAGTCAAGGACTGTGCAACATCCTACCTAATTTTCGAGCAAGTGGCTTGTTTGATGAGTGTTGCCGAGTTGTAGAAACGGGTCAGCCTTTAGTGAAAGAATCACGGATCTACACTTCCTCTGATAGTAAACAAGGGTTAACTAAAGCCATTGATATTAGCATCACCCAGATGGGGGATGGCTTTGTTGCTTCCTGGCGGGATGTGACTGAAAAAAAGCTCGCAGAAGAACGATTGCGGCAGAGTAAACAGTTCATCGAACGCATTGCCAATACAATCCCTGGAATTTTGTACGTTTACGATTTAGCCGAACAGCGGAATGTTTATCTCAATCATCAGGTTGTCGAACTGCTGGGCTACACTCAAGAGCAAATTCAAGATATGGGAAGCCAGTTTCTTCCCAATTTGATGCATCCTGACGATTTAGCGCGATTTTCTGTGCTGTGCCAAAGATTCAACTCAGCTCAGGATGGTGAGGTTATAGAAAATGAGTATCGGATGCAACACGCTAATGGTGAATGGCAGTGGTTTTGTAGTCGAGATACTGTATTTACCAGAAATGTTGGAGGTTCACCGCGCCAAATCGTTGGTACAACCTTTGATATCACAGAACGCAAGCAGACGGAAGAACAGTTGCGTTTAAGCAATGAGCGTTTTCAACTAGCGGCGGCGGCTGTTAACTGTCTAATTTATGACTGGGATATAGAAAAAAATACTGTAATCAGAACTGAGAGGTTAAGCCAACTTTTGGGCTACTCCCCAGAAGAGATACAAGCAACTCATCAATGGTGGAGAGAACAGATCCATCCTGAAGATCGGGAGCGCATAGGCAACCACTTCCGAACTATGTCAGATGAGCAAAACCATTATGCTGTGGAATACAGGACGCGTCACAAAGATCAGCAATATCGGTATATTCTCGATCAGGGAGTGATTACACGAGATGCTAATGGGCAGCCAGTCAGAGCAGTAGGTAGCACGACAGATATTAGCGATCGCAAACACGCTGAAGTCGCCTTACGTCAAAGCGAAGCCAAGTTCCGACGCATTGTGGAATCGAATATAATTGGCATCTATTTTGGTGACTACAGTGGTCGCATCTATGAGGCGAACGATGCTTTTCTAGAAATGATTGGCTACAACCGCACAGAATTGGAAGCTGGCATCATGCGCTGGGATAACATCTCACCACCCGAATATCAAGCCCTCGACCAGCAAAAAATTCAAGAACTGCAAACCTCTGGAGTTTGTACCCCCTTTGAAAAGGAATATTTTCACAAAGATGGGACTCGTATCCCGATTCTTTTGGGAATTGCTCGTATCGACGGCATAGAAGAGAACGGCTATAGTGTTTGCTTCGTTCTTGATTTGACCGAACGCAAACGTGCTGAAGTAGCTTTACGCCAAAGCGAGGAACGCTACCGTTATCTATCTGATGCTATTCCACAACTCGTCTGGATTTGCAACGCTAGCGGTGAATGCGAACACGTTAATCAACGTTGGTATGAATTTACTGGGCAAACACCTGAGCAGGCGATAGGGTTCAAGTGGACACAAGTTTTGCATCCAGACGACATCCAAACAACTCTCCAGACATGGAAAGATGCCTTACAGAGAGGGGAACCTTATGAAGAAGAAATGCGCTATCGCAGGAGTGACGGTACTTATTGCTGGCATTTAGCACGAGGGTTGCCAATCAAGGATGAGCAAGGGCGTATCCTCAAGTGGTTTGGTACAAGTACAGATATAAACGATCGCAAACAGTTGGAAGCAGAACGCGCTCAGCTTTTGCAACTTGAGCAAGCGGCCCGTGCTGAAGCGGAAGCTGCTAACCGCACCAAAGATGAGTTTGTCGCAATGGTATCCCATGACCTGCGCTCTCCGCTGAATGCGATTTTGGGCTGGTCAAAATTGCTACGTACTCGACGTTTTGATCAAGCCACCTTCACCAGCGCTTTGGAAACCATCGAAAGTAATGCTAAGTCTCAAGCAAAACTTTTAGAAGACCTGCTGGATATGTCTCGCATTATCCGTGGTCAGCTACAGCTTGACGTCAGGCAAGTTAATCTGGCGGCAATTGTAGGCGTAGCAATTGAGACTGCTTATCCATCGGCAAATGCTAAGAACATTCATTTGGAATCCAGGCTTGATAAGTCAATTCCAGCAATTTCCGGTGATACCAACCGCTTATTGCAAATTTTGGGTAATTTACTCTCCAACGCCATTAAGTTTACCCCGTCATGGGGACGGGTAGAAGTGCAGTTGTCAACCATTACTGAATCAAATTCCCACTCAGCACTCATCCAGGTGAGTGATACAGGTATTGGCATCAACCCAGAGTTTTTGCCCTACGTCTTTGAACGCTATCGTCAGGGACATTCTACTCACAAACAAGGTGGTTTAGGGCTAGGTTTAGCGATCGCTTCTCATCTTGTAGAATTGCATGGTGGCACTATTCAAGCAACTAGTCCAGGTGTTGGACAAGGAGCTACTTTCAGCATTAAGCTACCGTTGTAG
- a CDS encoding DUF751 family protein — protein MFDGFWDNVFRYPRYFITVLLGVLLNTFAPLVPLFKRPVTLIAILGLFVSSLVFVTLTLRAMLGLSTI, from the coding sequence ATGTTTGACGGATTTTGGGATAACGTCTTTCGCTACCCCCGCTATTTCATTACTGTCCTCTTAGGCGTGTTGCTGAACACTTTTGCGCCATTAGTGCCATTGTTCAAACGCCCAGTCACCTTAATTGCCATTTTAGGTTTATTTGTAAGTAGCTTGGTCTTTGTGACTCTCACCCTACGTGCAATGCTGGGCTTGAGTACAATCTAG
- a CDS encoding DUF4282 domain-containing protein, with translation MASSRNFFTVLFDFSFSEFITPRVVGVLYGIAIFFVGLGTLGIIAGGFRGGFLPGIGSLLLAPLAFLLYTILIRVGLEGLMVAFRTAANTGRTADNTESLRNP, from the coding sequence ATGGCTAGCTCCAGAAATTTTTTTACAGTACTTTTTGACTTCTCGTTTTCGGAATTTATAACCCCCAGAGTTGTGGGTGTTCTTTACGGAATTGCTATATTTTTTGTTGGCTTGGGAACACTCGGCATTATAGCAGGTGGTTTTCGTGGTGGATTTTTACCTGGTATTGGTAGCTTGTTGCTTGCACCGCTGGCTTTCTTGTTGTACACAATATTGATTAGAGTTGGCTTAGAAGGTTTGATGGTGGCATTTCGCACGGCAGCTAATACAGGTCGTACTGCCGATAATACAGAAAGTCTGAGAAATCCATAA
- a CDS encoding response regulator, whose protein sequence is MIGNIAQTLLVIEDSDEDFEAFCRVMRRQAVVSPVFRCTDGDEALDFLYHNGPYSDPKTAPRPAIILLDLNLPGTDGREVLEQIKQDSDLRNIPVVVFTTSCNPRDIEVCYRYSIASYILKPIDINRLVQTIQVFITYWLDIVILPDAVNK, encoded by the coding sequence ATGATTGGTAATATTGCCCAAACTTTGCTGGTGATTGAAGACAGCGACGAAGATTTTGAAGCTTTCTGTCGAGTCATGCGGCGACAAGCCGTTGTTAGTCCTGTCTTTCGCTGCACTGATGGCGATGAGGCGCTAGACTTCCTTTATCACAATGGCCCCTACAGCGACCCCAAAACTGCCCCCCGTCCTGCAATTATTTTGCTCGACCTAAACTTACCAGGAACGGATGGACGAGAAGTTTTAGAGCAAATTAAGCAAGATTCAGACCTCAGAAATATTCCTGTGGTTGTATTTACCACTTCTTGTAATCCTAGAGATATTGAAGTATGCTACCGATACTCTATCGCTAGTTATATTTTGAAACCAATCGACATCAACCGATTGGTACAAACTATTCAAGTCTTCATCACTTACTGGTTGGATATTGTGATTCTCCCTGATGCTGTTAACAAGTAG